From one Novosphingobium sp. genomic stretch:
- a CDS encoding type VI secretion system ImpA family N-terminal domain-containing protein produces the protein MTLDDLLAPVSDEAPGGEDLFDHPDRQQIEQAFEEGADAVDWRGTVALIEEQSRQTKDIWLAIYLARAGARMGRIDVVATGCAMLAGLMELYWDVLHPSLEDYGFIGRRGACESLARIGTFLGPLRRIALVEHPRLGSYTAEDLERFEAEGDAAEGFGMFRRVIEEIEPGVLEEKMATLLLVRGAIERVDQALMAHAGSETGTDFKPTYQAIDAIRRLLAPYVKVDAGQGEGAPIAAGDAPEQAVARGVGRLESREDVARAIDAISDYYARREPSSPILVGLRRVRGWIHMDFMALLEDIAPNSVSEAGSVLLTRTSSESSDY, from the coding sequence ATGACACTTGACGATTTGTTGGCGCCCGTTTCCGACGAGGCACCGGGCGGGGAAGACCTGTTCGATCATCCCGATCGGCAGCAGATCGAGCAGGCCTTCGAGGAAGGCGCTGATGCGGTCGACTGGCGCGGCACGGTCGCGCTGATCGAGGAGCAGAGCCGCCAGACCAAGGATATCTGGCTGGCGATCTATCTGGCCCGTGCCGGTGCGCGCATGGGGCGCATCGATGTGGTGGCCACCGGCTGCGCCATGCTGGCCGGGCTGATGGAGCTTTATTGGGATGTGCTGCATCCCTCGCTGGAGGATTACGGCTTTATCGGGCGGCGCGGCGCCTGTGAATCGCTGGCGCGGATCGGTACGTTTCTGGGGCCGCTGCGGCGCATCGCGCTGGTCGAGCATCCCAGGCTGGGCTCCTACACCGCCGAGGATCTGGAGCGTTTCGAGGCCGAGGGCGATGCCGCCGAGGGCTTCGGCATGTTCCGCAGGGTGATCGAGGAGATCGAACCGGGCGTGCTTGAGGAGAAGATGGCCACGCTGCTTCTCGTGCGCGGCGCGATCGAGCGGGTGGATCAGGCGCTGATGGCGCATGCCGGCAGCGAAACCGGCACCGATTTCAAGCCGACCTATCAGGCGATCGATGCCATTCGCCGCCTGCTCGCGCCCTATGTGAAGGTCGATGCCGGGCAGGGCGAGGGTGCGCCGATCGCGGCGGGCGATGCGCCCGAACAGGCGGTGGCGCGCGGTGTCGGGCGGCTTGAATCGCGCGAAGATGTGGCCCGCGCAATCGATGCCATTTCAGATTATTATGCACGCCGGGAACCAAGTAGTCCAATACTCGTTGGACTGCGTCGAGTGAGGGGGTGGATTCACATGGATTTCATGGCTCTGCTGGAGGACATCGCGCCCAACAGTGTCTCTGAGGCTGGTTCCGTCTTGTTAACCAGAACCAGTTCGGAAAGTTCCGACTACTGA
- the tagH gene encoding type VI secretion system-associated FHA domain protein TagH gives MTLRLSIVNAGRPTLDNGGPVEFSLDQRGALIGRSPGCDWSLPDARNHISSRHCEIRFEQGRYVLNDTSTNGTFLNDRADRMIQPHVLQDGDVLNIGHYRLLVSLNQGPRFGLGPATTSHSNAAPPASAWDAWGASPQPASPSPPFPAQNAGWGAAPASSDAGWGPAPSVSSGWGAAPDPTPSASGRGTPPPPAPPSSGWGAAPAPADAWSSPAQNQSDGWGSVPVPPPTSGNDSWAPSGGAMPVETPAVSSAWDSATPTPQPASGWSSPAPDRPAAPAWDDIWGRMAEGNVVDWARGGFGQPIDSNPDPLGLNPQAKDRLGVAPPNPFDRAAPWSDTQPGPTGAPVPDMHFAMPPVQGSAAPTPQTPPPPAAPPPPAFDALVEAFLRAAGVETTVAQRSPALLDRAGKLFHRLVAGLVVMVEARARAKSQMGAQATAFEVEGNNPIKFSRTPEDAISALLNPPARGFLDAGAAIEEAFFDLQSHQLATLRAMQGALRTTLDRFSPGAIRKRAEHRGLLARILPSARDAALWQAYEKEFGGVAQGSDEAFMDMFAKEFRRAYEEQVRERKAQG, from the coding sequence ATGACGCTTCGCCTCAGCATCGTCAATGCGGGCCGCCCCACGCTCGACAATGGCGGCCCTGTCGAGTTCAGCCTCGACCAGCGCGGCGCGCTGATCGGCCGCTCGCCCGGCTGCGACTGGAGCCTGCCGGACGCACGCAACCATATCTCCTCGCGCCATTGCGAGATCCGTTTCGAACAGGGCCGCTATGTGCTGAATGACACCAGCACCAATGGCACCTTCCTCAACGACCGCGCGGATCGGATGATCCAGCCCCATGTGCTTCAGGACGGCGATGTGCTGAACATCGGCCATTACCGGCTGCTGGTTTCGCTCAATCAGGGCCCCCGTTTCGGTCTGGGTCCGGCGACCACCTCTCACAGCAACGCCGCTCCGCCAGCCAGTGCGTGGGATGCATGGGGCGCCTCGCCGCAACCGGCCTCACCCTCACCGCCCTTTCCGGCGCAAAACGCTGGTTGGGGCGCGGCTCCGGCCAGCAGCGATGCGGGATGGGGACCAGCGCCCTCGGTTTCATCAGGCTGGGGCGCCGCCCCCGACCCAACGCCTTCTGCATCGGGCCGGGGCACGCCCCCCCCGCCCGCGCCTCCTTCTTCGGGTTGGGGCGCTGCGCCAGCCCCTGCCGACGCTTGGAGCAGCCCGGCGCAAAACCAGTCGGATGGCTGGGGCAGCGTCCCCGTACCGCCGCCCACGTCGGGCAATGACAGTTGGGCGCCTTCCGGCGGCGCGATGCCCGTTGAGACGCCAGCCGTGTCCTCGGCATGGGACAGTGCCACGCCGACACCGCAACCGGCCTCGGGCTGGTCCAGCCCCGCGCCGGATCGTCCGGCGGCTCCGGCATGGGACGACATCTGGGGCCGGATGGCCGAAGGCAATGTGGTGGACTGGGCGCGTGGCGGCTTTGGCCAGCCCATCGACAGCAACCCCGATCCGCTCGGGCTGAACCCGCAGGCAAAGGACCGGCTGGGCGTCGCTCCGCCCAATCCCTTCGACCGCGCCGCGCCATGGTCGGACACTCAGCCCGGCCCGACCGGCGCGCCGGTGCCCGACATGCATTTCGCCATGCCGCCCGTGCAGGGTTCTGCCGCGCCGACACCGCAAACCCCGCCGCCGCCCGCGGCGCCGCCTCCCCCCGCCTTCGATGCGCTGGTCGAGGCGTTCCTGCGCGCCGCCGGGGTTGAGACCACCGTGGCGCAACGCAGCCCGGCCTTGCTGGACCGCGCGGGCAAGCTGTTTCATCGGCTGGTCGCGGGCCTTGTCGTGATGGTCGAGGCGCGCGCGCGCGCCAAATCGCAGATGGGCGCGCAAGCCACCGCCTTCGAGGTGGAGGGCAACAATCCGATCAAATTCTCGCGCACGCCCGAGGATGCGATCAGCGCGCTGCTCAACCCGCCCGCGCGCGGTTTCCTCGACGCCGGAGCCGCCATCGAGGAGGCCTTTTTCGACCTCCAGTCGCATCAGCTTGCCACCTTGCGCGCCATGCAGGGTGCGCTGCGCACCACGCTCGACCGCTTTTCGCCCGGCGCCATCCGCAAGCGCGCCGAGCATCGCGGACTGCTCGCCCGTATTTTGCCCTCGGCGCGCGATGCCGCGCTGTGGCAGGCCTATGAGAAGGAGTTCGGCGGGGTGGCGCAGGGCTCCGACGAGGCCTTTATGGACATGTTCGCCAAGGAATTCCGCCGCGCCTATGAGGAGCAGGTGCGCGAACGCAAGGCTCAGGGCTGA
- a CDS encoding type VI secretion system accessory protein TagJ, whose product MADADTLLRSGDVDGARAALVATVRAQPADQAARMFLFQLLAVAGEWDKAKKQLQALAQLSGEAQMLAMAYGQAIDAELERAEVFAGRQRARQHAASDWCEGVVDALHHLTNGRVAEAIAARDAAFDAAPDTPGAFNDEAFAWIADADARFGPAFEAIIGGRYGLQPFDQIASITSEGPRDLRDLVWYPVQIAFKSGQSVAGFLPARYPGSEASPETAERLARATEWRVSDLGDLGSGQRLWTLSDGEDRGLLSLRTLRFD is encoded by the coding sequence ATGGCGGATGCCGATACTCTGCTGCGTTCGGGCGATGTCGATGGGGCGCGTGCCGCCCTCGTCGCAACCGTCCGGGCGCAGCCCGCCGATCAGGCGGCGCGCATGTTCCTGTTCCAGCTTCTGGCGGTCGCCGGTGAGTGGGACAAGGCGAAGAAGCAGTTGCAGGCGCTGGCCCAGCTTTCGGGCGAGGCACAGATGCTTGCGATGGCCTATGGCCAGGCGATCGACGCCGAGCTGGAACGCGCAGAGGTCTTTGCCGGGCGCCAGCGTGCACGCCAGCATGCGGCATCCGACTGGTGCGAGGGTGTGGTCGATGCGCTGCATCACCTGACCAACGGACGCGTGGCGGAGGCCATCGCCGCGCGCGATGCCGCCTTCGACGCCGCGCCCGACACGCCCGGCGCGTTCAACGATGAGGCTTTCGCGTGGATCGCCGACGCCGATGCGCGTTTCGGCCCCGCTTTCGAGGCGATCATCGGTGGCCGCTATGGCCTGCAGCCTTTCGATCAGATTGCCAGCATCACCAGCGAGGGGCCGCGCGACCTGCGCGATCTGGTCTGGTATCCGGTGCAGATCGCTTTCAAATCCGGCCAGTCGGTGGCAGGTTTCCTGCCCGCGCGCTATCCCGGCAGCGAGGCTTCCCCCGAAACCGCCGAACGTCTTGCCCGTGCCACCGAATGGCGCGTGAGCGATCTCGGCGATCTCGGATCTGGCCAGCGCCTCTGGACGCTCTCGGACGGCGAGGATCGCGGGCTGCTGTCCTTGCGCACTTTGCGCTTCGACTGA
- the tssC gene encoding type VI secretion system contractile sheath large subunit: MAQESVQGGTASLQAEVAQLDDFTALLQKEFKPADDIRKNRIEESVKTLAHQALENASIIGEDVYATVDALRAELDRKLTEQVNQIIHNEEFQALESAWRGLHYMVMNTSTGKDMKIRVMNMSKEECRKMFRQYRDAAWDQSPLFKKVYESEFGQLGGQPYGAFVCDYYFDHTAPNLEVMKGLAKIGAAAHAPFIAAAAPPLFGMESWTELSNPRDLGKLFDAQEYSAWRTFRASEDSRYLSLTMPRFLGRPVYGAKTEPVDEFDFEEETGGEHDHHLWLNASYAMGTRITDAFNTYGWCTRIRGVESGGTVEGLPTATFPTDEGGVDYKCPTEIAISDRREAELSAAGMIALIHRKNSDQATFIGAQTLHRAKNYENADATANANLSARLPYIFASCRFAHYLKCMVRDWVGGNREADQLQRDLHNWVLQYVDGSPALSSEETKARLPLKDAKIEIVPDDENPGYYKGKFMFVPHYQLEGMDIALSMVSRLPRSA; encoded by the coding sequence ATGGCACAGGAATCCGTTCAGGGCGGCACCGCGTCGCTTCAGGCCGAAGTCGCGCAGCTCGATGATTTCACCGCGCTGCTCCAGAAGGAGTTCAAGCCGGCCGACGACATCCGCAAGAACCGCATCGAGGAATCGGTCAAGACCCTGGCGCACCAGGCGCTGGAGAATGCCTCGATCATCGGCGAGGATGTCTATGCCACGGTCGACGCGCTGCGCGCCGAGCTGGATCGCAAGCTGACCGAGCAGGTCAACCAGATCATCCACAATGAAGAGTTTCAGGCGCTGGAAAGCGCGTGGCGCGGTCTTCATTACATGGTGATGAACACCTCGACCGGCAAGGACATGAAGATCCGCGTCATGAACATGTCGAAGGAGGAATGTCGCAAGATGTTCCGCCAGTATCGCGACGCGGCATGGGATCAGAGCCCGCTCTTCAAGAAGGTCTATGAGTCCGAATTCGGTCAGCTTGGCGGTCAGCCCTATGGCGCTTTCGTCTGCGACTATTACTTCGACCACACTGCGCCCAATCTGGAGGTCATGAAGGGCCTCGCCAAGATCGGTGCCGCCGCGCATGCGCCCTTCATTGCCGCCGCCGCGCCGCCGCTGTTCGGCATGGAAAGCTGGACCGAACTGTCCAACCCGCGCGATCTGGGCAAGTTGTTTGATGCGCAGGAATATTCGGCCTGGCGCACCTTCCGCGCTTCGGAGGACAGCCGCTATCTCTCGCTGACCATGCCGCGCTTTCTGGGCCGCCCGGTCTATGGCGCCAAGACCGAGCCGGTCGATGAGTTTGATTTCGAAGAGGAAACCGGCGGCGAGCACGATCATCACCTCTGGCTCAACGCCTCCTACGCCATGGGCACGCGCATCACCGATGCGTTCAACACCTATGGCTGGTGCACGCGCATTCGCGGCGTGGAATCGGGTGGCACGGTCGAGGGCCTGCCGACCGCGACCTTCCCGACCGACGAGGGTGGTGTGGACTATAAATGCCCCACCGAAATCGCGATTTCCGACCGTCGCGAGGCCGAGCTGTCGGCTGCGGGCATGATTGCGCTGATCCATCGCAAGAACAGCGATCAGGCCACCTTCATCGGCGCCCAGACGCTGCATCGCGCGAAGAATTACGAGAATGCCGACGCCACGGCGAATGCCAATCTCTCGGCGCGTCTGCCCTATATCTTCGCGAGCTGCCGTTTCGCCCATTACCTCAAGTGCATGGTGCGCGACTGGGTGGGCGGCAACCGTGAGGCCGACCAGCTTCAGCGCGACCTGCACAATTGGGTTCTGCAATATGTGGACGGCTCGCCCGCCCTGTCGAGCGAAGAAACCAAGGCGCGTCTGCCGCTCAAGGATGCCAAGATCGAAATCGTTCCCGACGATGAAAATCCAGGTTACTATAAGGGCAAGTTCATGTTCGTTCCGCATTACCAGTTGGAAGGCATGGATATTGCACTCAGCATGGTTTCGAGATTGCCGCGAAGCGCGTGA
- the tssB gene encoding type VI secretion system contractile sheath small subunit, translating into MIAKSGQRFIKENRAPRVHIEYEVETYGSRQKIELPFVMGVLSDLSGKSLVDKKDVAKRDFVEFDMDNFDERLEAIAPRAAFAVDNTLTNNGKLAVDLTFKSINDFLPGEVVKNVPALAQLLEARQKLQDLLVYMDGKEGAQQLLEKVLKDPALLSALSSADAAKSDANSAEQA; encoded by the coding sequence ATGATTGCAAAGAGTGGTCAGCGCTTCATCAAGGAAAACCGGGCGCCGCGTGTTCACATCGAATATGAGGTGGAAACCTACGGTTCGCGCCAGAAGATCGAACTGCCCTTTGTGATGGGTGTCCTCTCCGACCTTTCGGGCAAGAGCCTGGTCGACAAGAAGGATGTCGCCAAGCGCGATTTCGTCGAGTTCGACATGGACAATTTCGATGAGCGCCTCGAGGCGATCGCGCCGCGCGCGGCCTTTGCGGTGGACAACACGCTGACTAATAACGGCAAGCTGGCGGTTGATCTGACCTTCAAGTCGATCAACGATTTCCTGCCGGGCGAGGTGGTCAAGAATGTCCCCGCTCTGGCCCAATTGCTTGAGGCGCGCCAGAAGCTGCAGGATCTGCTGGTCTATATGGACGGCAAGGAAGGCGCCCAGCAACTGCTGGAAAAGGTGCTGAAGGACCCGGCTTTGCTGTCGGCGCTCTCCTCTGCCGATGCCGCGAAGAGCGATGCCAATTCGGCCGAACAGGCCTGA
- the tssE gene encoding type VI secretion system baseplate subunit TssE: protein MAVSHRLTPTLFDKLVADIDISGLKDIHSDAPEVSREKFRHYTVPRLDRFNEAALRGTIRRELAWLLNTTNLEALHDLEPYPHVQTSVLNYGLSDLAGKPLTRRAILNRAREIRKAIRQYEPRLGEETLSVEPAESHDRPNTVTFIIRADITAAAQAMPVKFRTEVDPETVSVDVRE from the coding sequence ATGGCCGTCAGTCACCGTCTTACGCCCACGCTGTTCGACAAGCTGGTGGCGGACATCGACATTTCCGGCCTGAAGGACATCCATTCGGATGCGCCCGAAGTCTCGCGCGAGAAGTTTCGGCATTACACCGTGCCCCGGCTCGACCGTTTCAACGAGGCGGCGCTGCGCGGCACGATCCGGCGCGAGCTGGCATGGCTGCTCAACACCACCAATCTGGAGGCGCTCCATGATCTGGAGCCCTATCCGCATGTCCAGACTTCGGTGCTGAACTATGGCCTCAGCGATCTGGCGGGCAAGCCTTTGACGCGGCGCGCCATTCTCAACCGCGCGCGGGAAATCCGCAAGGCGATCCGCCAGTATGAGCCGCGTCTGGGCGAGGAAACGCTCAGTGTCGAACCGGCCGAGAGCCATGATCGCCCCAACACCGTCACCTTCATCATCCGCGCCGACATCACGGCGGCGGCGCAGGCCATGCCGGTGAAATTCCGGACCGAGGTCGACCCGGAAACGGTCTCCGTCGACGTGCGGGAGTAG
- a CDS encoding type VI secretion system tube protein Hcp, giving the protein MAVDLFLKIDGIDGESQKKGHEKEIDIISFNFGAAQHGSFHTGGAGGGAGKAEIRDISITKEVDKSSPKLFSACASGRHIPQIIIYSQKAGDGTNPLVYYKITLQDVIVSSVDNQGASHGDAIMESIVFNTAKVTFDYQPQNRTGGKDGGIITASYDIRQNVAS; this is encoded by the coding sequence ATGGCAGTTGACTTGTTCCTGAAGATCGACGGGATCGACGGTGAGAGCCAGAAGAAGGGCCATGAGAAGGAAATCGACATCATTTCCTTCAACTTCGGCGCGGCCCAGCATGGTTCGTTCCACACCGGCGGCGCTGGTGGCGGTGCAGGCAAGGCTGAAATCCGCGACATTTCGATCACCAAGGAAGTCGACAAGTCGTCGCCCAAGCTGTTCAGCGCTTGTGCTTCGGGTCGTCACATTCCGCAGATCATCATCTACTCGCAGAAGGCCGGCGACGGCACCAACCCGCTGGTCTATTACAAGATCACGCTGCAGGATGTGATCGTTTCTTCGGTGGACAATCAGGGTGCCAGCCACGGCGATGCCATCATGGAATCGATCGTGTTCAACACCGCCAAGGTGACCTTCGACTATCAGCCGCAGAACCGCACCGGCGGCAAGGACGGCGGCATCATCACCGCCAGCTACGACATTCGTCAGAACGTCGCCAGCTGA
- the tssI gene encoding type VI secretion system tip protein TssI/VgrG, whose translation MSVDLGDEQVELERIDCMEGLSAPFTITVDLFAPLEIDLQPHLGKPCALKVREDDVLQRHFHGLVVSGEHIDETPTGHRYRLALRPWSYFLAQNRSMAIFQDLTAQDIIGQVFQKAGISDFEFKLSGSPRPRAYCVQYQESDFAFVSRLMEEEGFYYFFRHEADRHVMVICDAPASHVAGTPATLTYAPNSISVFMADSADRESGGRHHLQSWREKVSTQAGSRVTMRDWDFRAPNRFVEAKTQSEAQHPRDDQEVYIYPGRFYHESISIGQIEPHGGERSDTMMSAMRAQRRVFTGSSQAAGLSCGFKVSITDHQTGRMNGDYLIMSAYHSIVAETYRSGPHAHEASFNIRFEAIPADTKFHPPLSTPRPVVQGLETAVVSGPEGEEIFTDEYGRVKVRFHWDRGPTPGEAATCWIRVSQTGGLGNLILPRVGHEVLVDFLGGDPDRPVVVGRVFNANHMPIYPLPANKTRALWRTKRYGQTGDYTNAQPLDSGAPGANEIRFEDKGGAEELYVHAERLMNTRIRLDETRDVGRNQSVNIGFDHDESVFRDEKLKVGRNQDVLVVEQRKTKVGKDDILDVVQSFKLTANTSIELQVGQSRIEIKPTSISISAPNITVSGQASVAIDAPETSADGKGTLTLTGGLVKIN comes from the coding sequence ATGTCGGTCGATCTGGGCGACGAGCAGGTCGAGCTGGAACGCATCGATTGCATGGAGGGACTTAGCGCGCCCTTTACCATTACCGTCGACCTTTTCGCTCCACTCGAGATCGATCTGCAGCCCCATCTCGGCAAGCCCTGCGCGCTCAAGGTGCGCGAGGATGATGTGCTGCAACGCCACTTCCACGGGCTGGTCGTCTCGGGCGAACATATCGACGAGACCCCCACCGGCCACCGCTATCGCCTCGCCCTGCGGCCATGGAGCTATTTCCTCGCCCAGAACCGTTCGATGGCGATCTTTCAGGATCTCACCGCTCAGGACATCATCGGGCAGGTGTTCCAGAAGGCGGGCATCTCGGATTTCGAGTTCAAGCTCTCGGGCAGCCCGCGCCCGCGCGCCTATTGTGTGCAATATCAGGAAAGCGATTTCGCCTTCGTCTCGCGGCTGATGGAGGAGGAAGGCTTCTACTACTTCTTCCGGCATGAGGCCGACCGTCATGTGATGGTCATCTGCGACGCGCCGGCCTCGCATGTCGCGGGCACGCCGGCCACGCTGACCTATGCGCCCAATTCGATCTCGGTCTTCATGGCCGATTCCGCCGACCGCGAGAGCGGCGGGCGCCATCATCTACAAAGCTGGCGCGAGAAGGTCAGCACGCAGGCAGGTTCACGCGTCACCATGCGCGACTGGGATTTCCGCGCGCCCAACCGCTTCGTCGAGGCCAAGACGCAAAGCGAGGCGCAGCATCCGCGCGACGATCAGGAAGTCTACATCTATCCGGGCCGCTTTTACCATGAATCGATCAGCATCGGCCAGATCGAGCCCCATGGCGGCGAACGCAGCGACACGATGATGAGTGCCATGCGCGCCCAGCGCCGCGTCTTCACCGGGTCATCGCAGGCGGCGGGCCTGTCCTGCGGCTTCAAGGTTTCCATCACCGACCATCAGACCGGCCGGATGAACGGCGACTACCTCATCATGTCGGCCTATCACAGCATCGTGGCCGAAACCTATCGCAGCGGCCCGCACGCGCATGAGGCCTCCTTCAACATCCGCTTCGAGGCGATCCCCGCCGACACCAAATTCCACCCCCCGCTCTCCACCCCGCGCCCGGTGGTGCAGGGTCTGGAGACCGCCGTGGTCTCGGGGCCCGAGGGCGAGGAAATCTTCACCGACGAATATGGCCGCGTGAAGGTGCGCTTCCACTGGGATCGCGGGCCGACCCCCGGCGAGGCGGCGACCTGCTGGATCCGCGTCTCGCAGACCGGTGGCCTTGGCAATCTCATCCTGCCGCGCGTGGGGCATGAGGTGCTGGTCGATTTCCTCGGCGGCGATCCGGACCGGCCGGTGGTGGTGGGGCGTGTCTTCAATGCCAACCATATGCCGATCTACCCCCTGCCCGCCAACAAGACGCGCGCCCTGTGGCGCACCAAGCGCTATGGCCAGACCGGCGACTACACCAACGCGCAGCCGCTCGACAGCGGGGCGCCCGGCGCCAATGAAATCCGCTTCGAGGACAAGGGCGGCGCCGAAGAGCTTTACGTCCATGCCGAAAGGCTGATGAACACCCGCATCCGCCTCGACGAGACGCGCGATGTCGGGCGCAACCAGTCGGTCAACATCGGCTTCGATCACGACGAAAGCGTGTTTCGCGATGAAAAGCTGAAGGTCGGCCGCAATCAGGATGTGCTGGTCGTCGAGCAGCGCAAGACCAAGGTCGGCAAGGACGATATCCTCGATGTCGTGCAGTCCTTCAAGCTGACCGCCAACACCAGCATCGAACTGCAGGTCGGCCAGTCGCGCATCGAGATCAAGCCGACCTCGATCTCGATCAGCGCGCCCAACATCACCGTCAGCGGGCAGGCTTCCGTGGCCATCGATGCGCCTGAAACCTCCGCCGACGGCAAGGGCACGCTGACCCTGACCGGTGGACTCGTCAAAATCAATTGA
- a CDS encoding OmpA family protein, with amino-acid sequence MFAGKCGDGSAATAAASGESGVTEGFRIARPDAGGQKSLSVSGGAQDASSAHGFVPAKPPRGGAGRHHAAQPSLAAVATHGAAGVQPAAGVGHADLMIGFKLNSAQITSDGMAKARIFAKALQMPELSGKRFLIEGHTDSRGNLNTNMDLSRRRAQAVADFLAQQGVEASRIDVRGFGPSQPLPGHVASDTRNRRVEARLAS; translated from the coding sequence GTGTTCGCGGGCAAGTGTGGTGATGGCAGTGCCGCGACGGCGGCTGCGAGCGGCGAATCCGGTGTGACGGAAGGCTTCCGCATTGCCCGTCCCGATGCCGGTGGGCAGAAGTCGCTGTCCGTTTCGGGCGGCGCTCAGGACGCGTCTTCCGCCCATGGTTTTGTGCCTGCCAAGCCGCCGCGTGGTGGCGCGGGGCGTCATCATGCGGCGCAGCCTTCGCTGGCTGCCGTGGCGACGCATGGTGCTGCCGGCGTTCAGCCTGCGGCGGGGGTGGGGCATGCCGATCTGATGATCGGTTTCAAGCTCAATTCCGCGCAGATCACCTCTGATGGCATGGCCAAGGCGCGGATTTTCGCCAAGGCGCTGCAGATGCCTGAACTGTCGGGCAAGCGCTTCCTGATCGAGGGGCACACGGATTCGCGCGGCAATCTCAACACCAATATGGATCTGTCGCGCCGTCGCGCTCAGGCCGTGGCCGATTTTCTGGCCCAGCAGGGCGTTGAGGCATCGCGCATCGATGTGCGCGGCTTCGGGCCCAGTCAGCCGCTGCCGGGGCATGTCGCCTCCGACACGCGGAACCGCCGCGTGGAAGCACGGCTCGCCTCCTGA